Proteins from a single region of Salinibacter grassmerensis:
- a CDS encoding FecR family protein, whose protein sequence is MSTDTPSPPDFLKGRLQEESPDVQSDLGAVWGLLDGTGTAATDAADPGAAWDVLTEEHPEMDATPTNGSAQDGGSAPTDGSAPGAEPQAGQTEAPPTSRRRQRPAHRPDRGHSWRVAAGLAVAALVLVGGLWLWRQPVTVTAPPGQQRTATLPDGSTAHLNSGTTLTYRRSFEAWPFVGAARRAVELGGEAFFNVADGDRPFRIETASAAVTVTGTRFNVRARPAKSAAKPSAETEVTLVEGRVEVAARAQSEERVVLSEPGEKSRVAGADTAPTPPEPAATKYALAWRNSGFAARARPLTSVLQDLERRFDATLHLHDSVEETRAPVSLYYPEATGLETILHDLCTARGLNFRPTSRGFELFAAPADQQF, encoded by the coding sequence ATGAGCACTGATACCCCTTCCCCGCCCGACTTTCTTAAAGGCCGCCTCCAGGAGGAATCGCCCGACGTGCAATCGGATCTCGGCGCGGTGTGGGGCCTTCTCGATGGTACAGGCACCGCCGCCACCGACGCGGCGGATCCGGGCGCGGCATGGGACGTCCTCACGGAGGAGCATCCCGAAATGGACGCTACTCCAACGAACGGCTCCGCCCAGGATGGCGGCTCCGCCCCAACGGATGGCTCTGCCCCCGGCGCCGAGCCCCAGGCTGGCCAGACAGAGGCGCCCCCAACGTCGCGGCGCCGGCAGCGCCCGGCCCACCGGCCGGACCGCGGCCACTCGTGGCGGGTGGCCGCGGGACTGGCCGTCGCCGCCCTCGTGCTGGTGGGCGGCCTTTGGCTGTGGCGGCAGCCGGTCACGGTGACGGCCCCGCCCGGCCAGCAGCGCACGGCGACCCTCCCGGACGGGTCGACCGCCCACCTCAACAGCGGCACCACCCTCACCTACCGGCGGAGCTTCGAGGCCTGGCCATTCGTGGGCGCCGCCCGCCGTGCCGTGGAGCTGGGCGGGGAGGCCTTCTTTAACGTGGCGGACGGGGACCGCCCCTTCCGCATCGAAACCGCCAGCGCGGCGGTGACCGTGACGGGCACCCGGTTCAATGTCCGCGCCCGCCCTGCCAAATCCGCGGCGAAGCCCTCCGCGGAGACCGAGGTGACGCTGGTCGAAGGCCGTGTCGAGGTGGCCGCCCGAGCACAGTCGGAGGAGCGCGTGGTGCTGTCCGAGCCCGGGGAGAAAAGCCGGGTGGCCGGCGCCGACACTGCTCCTACGCCGCCGGAGCCGGCCGCTACTAAGTACGCCCTCGCCTGGCGCAACAGTGGGTTTGCAGCCCGGGCCCGGCCGCTCACGTCGGTGCTTCAGGACCTGGAGCGCCGCTTCGACGCCACCCTGCACCTCCACGACTCCGTGGAGGAGACCCGGGCGCCCGTCTCCCTGTACTACCCGGAGGCAACAGGCCTGGAAACCATCCTTCACGACCTCTGCACGGCCCGCGGCCTGAACTTCCGCCCCACGAGCCGAGGGTTTGAGCTCTTTGCGGCGCCGGCGGATCAGCAGTTTTGA